AAACGTGGCGCGTGTCATGTTACATGCTTCCTTTTTCCTAAGTGAATTAAGTGATCAAAATGATGGTTCCGGCTACTTCTAGCTCTTGCTCAAGGGCTTGTTCCAAAATTGTTAGATTTTTGTCAGACATTGTAACCTCCAATGAGTGAGCTGCACTTATCAAGTAAGTGAATTAGGTCACTTCGTGCAAGTTAAAAAAGCTGTTGTTCATAGACAGGATTTGTAGCTTGCTTCCGCGTAGCGGTACCTGCGACACCTTTCTTATCAGGAAAGTGCTCTACCACTGAGCTAGTATGTAAGCTTTTTCGATCAGGGCACGAAGTGGAAAGATTGTTTAGCCGTAAACAGCTTGAGGACGGATGATTAAATCACCACTAGGGCGGCGATCGACCACATAGGCAGAAAGCCGATTTGTGTGAACATCTAGATGTTGAGAAACCCGTTCTTTAACGGCAACATCATTCATGCTTGCGGTAATGCCCAACTGATTTTCTGCGATGTCGAGCGATCGCCCTTCAAATCGAATATGTATCATTGCTCATCACCTCTGGCGATTGCTGATTGCAGCAGGAGTTAGAGAAAGCAACGTTGCTCTAGGCGATAAATTTGCTCTAGATGACAGATTGCCTGAGTGTGCTGACAGTCTGCTGACTTGGTTGTTTTATTTCACACTACAAACATAATACAGCGTACTACAAGCTGTCAAGAGGATACTACAAACTCCTTAAAAAGGTGAAAGGGTTATCATTAAAAGAATAGCTGGATTGCCTTAACAGCAAAACTTGCCCTTATTTCCTTGGTAACCTAAACTATTGAGCCTCGCCCACTAAAGTGAACGCAGCCCAATCGAATGGACTGGGATGATCGTTCATGGTTGCTAGCATTGCTTGTCGAAGTGCCTGGGCTTTATCTGAGTGCTGCTGCAAATTCTGATAGAAAGCAACCATCAACTGTGCCGTCGCATCATCCGGAACGGCCCACAGAGAAACGACCACACTGGGTACTCCAGCAGAGATAAACGCACGGGATAATCCCACAACCCCATCTCCAGTAATACGCCCTCGCCCCGTTTCACAAGCACTTAGCACCACTAGCTCTGCCTGCAATTGCAAGTCTAAAATCTCACTCGCTGTTAGTAACCCATTATCATCTCCTGAAGGAGCTAGGGCGATCGCACCAGGTACGCCTATCCCTTCTAGAGATACATAGTCTCCTTGGCTGCCATATTCCAGTAACCCATGTGTCGCCAGATGAATGATTTGAGCCTGGGGTAACTTTTGTTTAATCGATATCTTCGTTGCTTGACTGCCTGTAATCGCCACCGTATTGAGCAGTTGAGCAACCTTATGGGCTTCCTCTTCAGCATTGGGGAGCGGAGATAGTTGCTCGGGGGGTTGTCCTGGTGCAACAGAAACGACTGGCATTACAGGATTGCCTACAACCAGGGGAGAAGCTTGTCTACTTTTCCGGGCTTGCTGTCGTTGCTGATGGGTTAGGGCAAGCACCTGGATTGCAGGAGATGACAAGATAGTATGACGCTGGATTAGATATTGACCCTTCTCATCTTGTAAGGCGGGGAACGGCACCAGAAAGAGAGATTCTTGGGGAATAAAGATAATCCGGGTATTGGGGTTAGTCGGTAACAGGTCTGCGATCGGCTCAATCAGCAGACTGTGCAATCGTTGCAGCGCGATATTCTTTTCATCATCCGGGTGAGGATCAGTTGAATGGGTTGGTAGTGGTGTTTCAGGGAAGGTCAACTGTTTATTGCGGTTAACCGCTTTGGAAATCACCGATTGAATCAGGCGATCGCAGGCAGGACTTCCATTCAGACACCGACCCGCATTGACCAGTTGAGAGAGGGTGAGGTCTTGTTGCCAGAGGGGTTTGAGGTCAACTTGCCGAAAAGAGATCTGCCCGGATGGATTCACTACCCAGATATATAGGTCTTGCTCTCGACCACGCTGTTTGCCTTGAAACTTGAAGTCATCATCAAAAACGATCGCATACTCAACGAGGGTTGCGTTCTGCTGCCGAGCAATTTGCTTGAGTTGGTCAATCGTGAGTCTTGACTCATCACTCTTGACTGACTTTTGATGACTTTGCTGACTAACTCTGCGAGATAAGAGTTCGACAAAGGCGCGGGCTCGGCCTTGCTCAGAGATCTCTAGTGCTGCTTCTGGTTGCTTCGCTGCAATCAAAACTTGTTGCAGCAGGTTATAGGTTTGAACCTGAGTATCAAAAATCGAAATTTTATAGGTATCGCTCAGCCCTGGGCGGATGCCATCGAGCAACTTTATCGCCGCCCGAAGCTGAGTTTCTGCCTCTGTTAACCTGCCTGCTTCAAGCAGGGTATGCCCCAGATTGTTCAGAGTTTTGCCTTCCAGTTGAGGACTATCAAGGCTTTTGGCTAAGTTCAAACCTTGTTGTAAAAATTTTAGGGCTTTGGGGTAATCTCCCTTGTCCGCATAAGCTATCCCCAGACTTCCTAGAGCTTCTACTTGACGTTGGCGTTGCTGAGTCTGTTGGGCGATCGCTAAACTCTGCTGGTAATACCCGAGGGCTTTCTCAACTTCCTGTTGGGAGTGATACACAGCACCGAGATTAATCAGAGTGCTAGCTTGACTAGACTGATTGCCAGTCGCTTTGGCCAGGCTTAACCCTCGCTCCAAAGCTGCGATCGCGTCATCATATTGACCTAAGTTGGCATAAAGGGCACCCAAATTGCTCTGAGCGATCGCTTCTCCTGGGCGATCGCTAGTTTGTTGAGCCAGCTTTAGGCTTTGCTCGTAAGCGCTCTTGGCGCTGTCGTAGTCTCCGACCGCTTCAAAGCTATTGCCCAAATTGAGCAGCACCTGCCCCAACCCCTGGCGATCGCCCAACGCCCGCATTAGTTTTCCAGCACTTCGGTGGGCAGTGATGGCTTGGCTGTAATTGTCTAAACTTCCATAAGCCAGCCCTAAGCTGCCTTGAGCTTCTGCTGCAATTCGGGTAAGGTTTAGAGCTTGAGCGATCGGCAGTAACGTTTCTAAAGTGGTCACTGCTTCGCGATAGCGCTCCATCATGGCATAGGTAGCACCGATGTTTGCTAGCACTGATGCTTCTCCCTGACGGTCTTGCAGCTGTTGATACTGCAACTGTGCTGCTTGCCAAGACTTGAGGGCAGCTTCTAGTTTCCCTGCTTGATACTGTTGATTTCCCTGCTGCAAAAGCTGGTCTGCCCGACGACTTTGACTCGCCTTTTGAATCAATGGTGACGAGGGAACAGAATTAACTGCAAAGGAGGGAGACACTGACAGGTATAAAAGAGTTGCGATCGCCCCTCCCCAAATCCTTTTTTGCCTCCTTTTACCGTTTGCTGGTTCATGTTTTGAATGGGATAAAACTTGAGCCATTAGCTAATTGCTACCTCACACCTCCATCCAGCAATTTCAAAATCTCATTATCGTCGGCTGTGGTATCGCGGGTTGTAGTTGAGCGATCACCGATTGCCTTACAAGGGCGGCCGTTTGCGTCTGTAGACAAGGTGACTCGACTGGAGCGATCGCGGCCATTAGAGACATCCGAAGCAGAAGCAATATCACTCGGTGAAATGCAGTTGGAACTTTGGTCATTGACTTGTAACTGCGTAATCTGCCCCTCTTGTGAAGTCGCAGGGCGCTCTACAGGAGAGTCACCCTCAGTCTGAGGTGGGGGAGTCACTGTTGCGGGATCAGATACAGGTTCTGGAGAAACAGGACGGGAAATAGGGCGATCGCCTTCAACTTGAGGCTGGAGAACCACCACTGGGCGATCGGATATTGGTCCTGGAGAACTAAGAGGATCACCTTCCGTTAGAGGGGGAATTACGACTGTGGGGTCAGGCTGCGGTACTGAAACCAGAGGATCACCCTCAATCACAGGCGGAGGAGTCACGATTACGGGATCAGGTGTTGGCACAGGCGCAAAGACTCGGCTCTGAGGAGAGCCATAAAACTCACCATTGCTACCAGCTCCAACAACAATCGCGCCAACTGTACCGCTGGTGTTGGCAGGAAAATTCTCTGAAGCAAAAGTCAATGGTTTGTATTCTCCATTGAAGGTGAGGGAGCTAGCGGTACTCAGAACCTGATCAGAATCTGTGATCGGGGCAACAGGGCTATAAGTCTCTCCATCAGATGATCTCTGTTTCTGTACGAATGGATCAGCCGTATCAACAAGTGTCGTAGTTTGAGGCCCCCCATTAAAGCCAGCATCTCCCTGAATCACGACTAAGCCAGTAGTGCGGTTGTCCTCAGAAAAATCAATCCCTGGATAAATATCAAATCTATCGGTTGAAATTCGTGTGCCTTCCCCGTATTGAATCCTGACAGGTGCATTCACCACTCCTTGAGGTTTGCTAATGCTCGGTCTCGCCATCAAGCTTACGGGCAGAGCCCGAAGGTTGTCTCCCTCAAGAAGCACGGTGCTGTCCAACTGGCTATCAGTCAAGCTAATGCCTGATAGCTTACTTTCAATAAAGTTACGAAGCTGCGGATTCGTTCGTAAGCTAGTGAAGTTAGTGACACTTCCTAAACCACTGAGAGAAATTTGGCCGATCGCCTGAAAGGAACCCGCCGCTTGCACATTAATACCATTGGCTCCAGTATCAATGGTGCTGACAAGAATATTGCCAGTGTTGGAAACAAGCTTCACAGAACTATCACCGCCTGGAGATTGGCTATAACCCGTGGTTGAAATATCTCCAGTTGTAATACTGCCACTTGCTAATATGTCAACTGAATTACCAAATGTATCTATGGTCGGTACGGGCCGAAAGGTTCCCCCAAGCCTAACGGGTCGGCCAGTGCCATCAACAGGACCAATTGTGACACTGCCGCGAGAGTCGATCGCAATGACTTGGTTCCCTTGAAAACCTGGGGCCGCAATGCTGGTGTTTATGCTCGTAGGATTAACATTGACTTGAATTTCACCCCCTGCCAGAGCTGGGTTAGGGAAATACTGATTAGTCAGCAACACCATACCTCCAAAATCCGAGGTGCCCGTTCCAGGATTGACTGTAATTCTGCCAGTGGTAATGTTGGCACTCGTTGGAGCTGCAAAAACAGGCTGATTGGCAGAAGCAGTGTTGGGCAATGGGGTGGCTGAACTATGTCAGTAGGCACGCCTAAAACCGCAGGAACACCGCCCAATTGTGACCAATCGATGCCAGCCCGAACATCTAATGTGGGCCGAGCACTACCATCGATGAAGAGAGTGGTTGGGTCGATCCACTGCAATGTGTTGTCGCTATCTAAAACAGGAGTGCCATTGTATTGCAGAGGGCTACCGTCGGCACGTGTCACTGTTGCTAAATCAGCAAAGGTTTGAGTGGCATTAAAAGCAGCGGTGTTATTCGGGTTAATGGTGGTTGCTGCATCTCCTGCTTGAGTAATTTCGACATCTCCTAAGGTGACACTGCCACCCGCTAAAATATGCAGCGAAGCTCCTGTGTAGTTACCCAGCGTGATATCTCCTGCGGCCAGAATGATCGGGTCATAGAAGCTAAAGACATTGCCTGGATTGCCATCGAGTTGCTCAAATTTGAGATAGCCACCTGTAAAGTAGTGAGCATCACTGCTGATGGTCTGACTCGATCGCAACACCAGATTACCACTGGCAACTAGGCGACTGTCAACATGGTTGAGTGCTAAGATATCAACCGCTTGATTGCCCTGAATGGTAAGATTGCCGCCCGCTTCAACAATGACAGGCTTGGCTGCACTGTCTCGAATCTGCACTGTATTTTGAGCCAGTAAATTCAACGCTCCTGTGGTGTAAAGTTGACTTTCTAGCAGCGTTAAGTTGTTACTCGCTGACAAGGTTGCTGTTTGGGCTGTAATACCTGTCGCAACTACATCGCCAGCTTCAATGTGAATCCCAGAACCAACTAGGCGGACAACCCCATTTTCAACCGTTACGCCCGTGGCGTTGCTCAGGTTTCCGCCTGTCAGTAATTGAGGTAGAGACAGCGGTGTAAACGGCAGCGCCTGAACAGTTGCACCCGTCGTTTCAGGTAATGACAAACTTAGTAGGCTGCCATCTTGAGAGATGTTGACTATCTTCTCACCGGGAACTGCTGCAACAGTGACCTTGCCTTCTGGTGCGGTGAGGATTCCTGTATTGATGACGGTGCCACCCAATAAGGCAATACTGTGTCCCTGTCCAACGACGAGGTTTCCTGCGTTAGCGATCGCCCCTGGCTGAGCCATCGTAAACGCAAAGCTGGTGGGATTGCCGATCAGGTTGGCATAGTCGTTCGCAGCGATCGCATTAAACCACTGGTCTCCAAACCCAATGCCATTAGCAGTAGTTGCGGTAAAGGAACCTGATACATCTAAGCTGGCTCCAGAACCAAAAATAATGCCAGCCGGGTTCATCAAGTACAGGTTGGCGTTGCCTGCAGTTATCTGAAGCACTCCATTGATCAGGGAAGCGTTCCCTCCTGTTACTCGCCCCAGAATATTCTGGACACCAGGGTCAACGAAGTTTGCGGTTTGTCCTGCATCTACACTGAACTGACCAAAGCTATGAAATAGGTTACTGCCTGTCTGCGTACCTCCAGTGATGTTGATTGTGCCACCGCTTAGGTTAACGAGGGTTCCATTTTCGCCAGAGGTGATTTGTGCTGGCGCCGAATCGGCCAGTACGGTTGCTAAACCAACGGTGAAGACAGAAGAACTTAGGAGTTTCAGCCAGTGCATAGAGATGAATCAGCGAGAAGTGTAGAAGCCGCCGGATGAAGAATCTCAGTTCTCAATTCACTCCGCCTATCTGAGATCAGTTGACTAAAGTGAGCGCCTCCCAGGGAAGGTAGGAAACGGAAAAGATTCAGTCCGTGGGGAACTAGTATATCTACTAACTTCTCTGGTTTCTATACACTTCAATCAATCTTTAATAAGTGAATCCACGGAAATGATTTAGAAGCAATCGGACATAACGCTGCGATCGCAGCATAGGCTTTGCAATTATCTGCCTCAAATTCCACCTCGGCTCCTACCGCTGTGTGCACTAGGTCACTCCTCATCAGACTTCACAAGTCTTTAGCGGATCGAGGGCGAATTTGTAACCGAACCCTCGGACAGTTTGAATCAAAGTTGGTTGCCTTGGATCAGGCTCAATTTTTTTACGAATTTGACCAATGTGGACATCAACGACCCGTCCATCTCCAACAAACTGATGCTTCCAGACTGCCTGAATTAGTTTTTCACGATTCCAAGCTTGTTGTGGTTGTTTAGCTAAACAATAGAGCAAGTCAAATTCTAGAGCAGTTAGAGGAACAGGCTGATGATTCTGAAGAACCTCACGACGAACGGGATCGATGATTAGATCATCAAACACGAGATGAGGTGATTTCGCAGGAGTCGCGAAGGTTTCAGAGAGGCGCAGAATCGCCTGAACCTGCTTCTCTAAAAGTTGTAGGTGGAATGGCTTGGTGATGTACGCATCAGCCCATTGTAGTCCAGTCATTTGTTCTTCTACGGCTGTCAAGCTTGTGAGTAGGATGACCGGAATATCTCTACATTGGCGTTTCATCCGCTCACAGACATTAAAGCCCAGCATGTCAGGTAAGATGACATCCAAAATCACTAAATCAGGATTAAATGTTTCAAATGTAGCTAATGCAGTCTGAGCATCTGCAACGGCCTCCGTATGATAGTTTTGCCGCTCTAAAAAGCGCTGTAACAAGTTACGGATGGCAAAGTCATCCTCAACAATTAAAAGTCTAGAAGTTCTCTTAGAAGACATCTTTACATCTCAAAGTAAGCAGTGTTTGGTATCTAGCCTTAACCCGCTACAAGCGCATCCTCTCGTAGGATGCCAATGAAGAAAAAACCGTATCACAGCTTCAGATAGCTGAAGCTGCTGCCTTGAACTCCCATCTTGGCATCGATGGGTCTATGGTTAACTTCGTTTCTTATTCTGCATCTGCTTCTTCAAAAAAGCAGTAAGAGAAAAAATGTTTAATGCTTGATTTTTGTATGAGTTTTGTATGACTTTATCTCTAGACTGTCTAGCTTTAATCTAAGCGGTTAAAATCGGATTGGTTTTTAGACAACATCATGAGAAACCGAGGGCTCTGGGCATCACCTGATGGAATTAAGCAAGCGAGACTGGCTTTGACTGATAAGGCTTGGAGTCAGAGTCAGTTGGCAAATCTACTGGGTATTAGCCGTCAACCGATCGCCAAATTCTTTGCAGGGAAGCCTGTGGATCGCCTTTATTTCGTGCAGATCTGTCAAAAACTAGATTTGCGCTGGCAAACTATTATTGATTTGTCTCAAGCTGCTGTAGCTGAACAAGAGCCAAATGCTCAAGTTGCAGATGTTGAACCGAGTACTGATGTGAATGCGATCGCCTACGAAGTTCGGCAAAGCTGCCGAGATAGGATTCAGTATCAATGTGGTACTACACGGATGATCGATCTTCCGCAAGCGATCGCCTTAAATGATATTTATGTCCCTACGCAAGTTCTGATAGATACCTCTCTCCAGCGGTGGCGACAACCTGCCCATCTTTTACATTACTCTAGTCAAAACTTACAGAGTGAGCGCTCAGGAGAACCGACCAGAAGTGAGGTAGTGCCAAAACGATTATCCGGACTATACGTTGCCTCAAGGCATTCAAAGTTAGTCGTATTAGGCAAGCCAGGTTCAGGAAAAACGATGTTTCTACAGAATTTAGCTCTTCAATGTATTGAGGGGAAGTTTCAAAGCGATCGGATTCCCATCTTTATTCCAATTAAAGTATTTGTTGAACATATAGCAAACGAAAACGATTTTAGTTTGTTCAACTATATTTATCAAAAATTAAGATACGACTGCCAGTTGAATTTTGAACAAATTAAAAATTTATTAAACCATGGCAGAGCCTTAATATTATTAGATGGATTGGATGAAGCTCCTGTTGAGATTAGAAACAAACTCTTGATCGCGATTCAGCAATTTTCTCAGGATTATTACCAGAACCGATTTGTGATTAGCTATCGAACATTGGCTGTTAGATATCAGTTCTTTGGTTTTGCCGAAGTTGAGATAGTAGACTTTGAAGCTGAACAGATCAAAATTTTTGCTGAAAAATGGCTTGCTACTGTTTGTGCTCCTGACAAAGAACCAGGAAAAATATTGTTTGATCAATTTATAAATCAGCTAAAGTTTCCTGAAAATCAACCAATTAGGGAATTGGCAGCTAGACCACTTTTCCTACATATAATTTGTTTATCGTTTCAATCATTCACTAATTTTTCTCCCAATCAAACTAGTCTGTATAAGCAAATCTTGAAAGTTCTGTTAGTAGAATGGAATGAAATAAAAGGCAATAGTTGTAGTTTAGTCCCCTTAAATTTAACCTGGCTACATCTTCTAGAAATTCTTTCGCAAATTGCGGCGATCGCTTTTGAAACTGAGAGTCTCTACTTTGAGGAAGAGCAAATTCAATATATTGTTGCTGATTATCTCAGAAAACTTAAAACCCATGAATATGAAATGATTCAACTGCAATTGAGTAGTATGGCAGTGTTCAAGGCGCTCACGGCACAATATAGTTTCTTTCTAGAGCAAGCACGCGGAGTTTACTCATTTTCTCACACAGCTTTGTATGAATATCATGTTGCCAGAAGTATTATTGATCGTTTTAAGTCAAATATTTCAGATAAAATCCTTGATGATTTTTTTGATCAGAAATGCTGGCATCTTTTTCTACTCGTTTGTGAAATGCTACCAAATGTTGACACTTTGCTTTTAGCAATGAAACAACGAGTTGACGCTCTAATTGCTAATGATAAAAAAATACAGCAATTTCTAGCCTGGTTGCTACACAAGTCTAGCTCCGTCTCAAATTCAGATCAATTAATGATTCGCGCATTTTACTTGGTAAACGAGTGCACATTAGCTCAGATCTATATTCAAGATGCTCTTGAGCAGGTTCTGCATCGTCCCCCGAATACGAAAAATGATTTGATGATTGATCATGCACTCTCTAGAGCGCTCATCTGTGCTGAGGCTGTTCAACACTCCTTAAGTGCTGCCGCTAGCTCAAATCTATTTCTGGATCATGCCCACGCGCTGGCCGTTGCTCTAACAGCGTCCTTGAGCTATGACTTGGAGTCTAAACTAAGGCGATCGCTACAAAAAATTAGTGATCAATTACCTAATTGTGATGAGACTGAGGAAAACTTGAAGCAGTGGTGGATTGTAAACGGACAAAAATGGACTCAACGCTTCAGAACTCTAATAGTAGAGCACCGAAATATTGGACATCATTGGCAGTTCACTCAACACCAAAATAACTTACTTCATCGGTACCATGATGCCAACTTACTAGTCTTACGCGGGTTGAAAAGAGCTTTCCATATAACACCTTTAATACGACAAAAGATCGAGGAGGCACTCTTATTACCGATATAAACTTTAGAAAGTGTTTGTAAATAGATATAAAGCAGAAAGGATTCAGGCAATAGACTAGACATCCTGCATGAATCAGGAGGGGTGTGCCCTGCTTGACTGACAAAAGTATTGGGAGTTGAAACGAAAGCTAAGAGAAAAGCAGAGCCTGGTTTAAGCTGATAAGTTATCACACAAACCGGCAAAATCAATGGCACCTACTTCCC
This is a stretch of genomic DNA from Trichocoleus sp. FACHB-46. It encodes these proteins:
- a CDS encoding filamentous hemagglutinin N-terminal domain-containing protein; protein product: MHWLKLLSSSVFTVGLATVLADSAPAQITSGENGTLVNLSGGTINITGGTQTGSNLFHSFGQFSVDAGQTANFVDPGVQNILGRVTGGNASLINGVLQITAGNANLYLMNPAGIIFGSGASLDVSGSFTATTANGIGFGDQWFNAIAANDYANLIGNPTSFAFTMAQPGAIANAGNLVVGQGHSIALLGGTVINTGILTAPEGKVTVAAVPGEKIVNISQDGSLLSLSLPETTGATVQALPFTPLSLPQLLTGGNLSNATGVTVENGVVRLVGSGIHIEAGDVVATGITAQTATLSASNNLTLLESQLYTTGALNLLAQNTVQIRDSAAKPVIVEAGGNLTIQGNQAVDILALNHVDSRLVASGNLVLRSSQTISSDAHYFTGGYLKFEQLDGNPGNVFSFYDPIILAAGDITLGNYTGASLHILAGGSVTLGDVEITQAGDAATTINPNNTAAFNATQTFADLATVTRADGSPLQYNGTPVLDSDNTLQWIDPTTLFIDGSARPTLDVRAGIDWSQLGGVPAVLGVPTDIVQPPHCPTLLLPISLFLQLQRVPTLPLAELQSILERAPRILEVWCC
- a CDS encoding NACHT domain-containing NTPase encodes the protein MRNRGLWASPDGIKQARLALTDKAWSQSQLANLLGISRQPIAKFFAGKPVDRLYFVQICQKLDLRWQTIIDLSQAAVAEQEPNAQVADVEPSTDVNAIAYEVRQSCRDRIQYQCGTTRMIDLPQAIALNDIYVPTQVLIDTSLQRWRQPAHLLHYSSQNLQSERSGEPTRSEVVPKRLSGLYVASRHSKLVVLGKPGSGKTMFLQNLALQCIEGKFQSDRIPIFIPIKVFVEHIANENDFSLFNYIYQKLRYDCQLNFEQIKNLLNHGRALILLDGLDEAPVEIRNKLLIAIQQFSQDYYQNRFVISYRTLAVRYQFFGFAEVEIVDFEAEQIKIFAEKWLATVCAPDKEPGKILFDQFINQLKFPENQPIRELAARPLFLHIICLSFQSFTNFSPNQTSLYKQILKVLLVEWNEIKGNSCSLVPLNLTWLHLLEILSQIAAIAFETESLYFEEEQIQYIVADYLRKLKTHEYEMIQLQLSSMAVFKALTAQYSFFLEQARGVYSFSHTALYEYHVARSIIDRFKSNISDKILDDFFDQKCWHLFLLVCEMLPNVDTLLLAMKQRVDALIANDKKIQQFLAWLLHKSSSVSNSDQLMIRAFYLVNECTLAQIYIQDALEQVLHRPPNTKNDLMIDHALSRALICAEAVQHSLSAAASSNLFLDHAHALAVALTASLSYDLESKLRRSLQKISDQLPNCDETEENLKQWWIVNGQKWTQRFRTLIVEHRNIGHHWQFTQHQNNLLHRYHDANLLVLRGLKRAFHITPLIRQKIEEALLLPI
- a CDS encoding response regulator transcription factor, which codes for MSSKRTSRLLIVEDDFAIRNLLQRFLERQNYHTEAVADAQTALATFETFNPDLVILDVILPDMLGFNVCERMKRQCRDIPVILLTSLTAVEEQMTGLQWADAYITKPFHLQLLEKQVQAILRLSETFATPAKSPHLVFDDLIIDPVRREVLQNHQPVPLTALEFDLLYCLAKQPQQAWNREKLIQAVWKHQFVGDGRVVDVHIGQIRKKIEPDPRQPTLIQTVRGFGYKFALDPLKTCEV
- a CDS encoding CHAT domain-containing tetratricopeptide repeat protein, whose product is MAQVLSHSKHEPANGKRRQKRIWGGAIATLLYLSVSPSFAVNSVPSSPLIQKASQSRRADQLLQQGNQQYQAGKLEAALKSWQAAQLQYQQLQDRQGEASVLANIGATYAMMERYREAVTTLETLLPIAQALNLTRIAAEAQGSLGLAYGSLDNYSQAITAHRSAGKLMRALGDRQGLGQVLLNLGNSFEAVGDYDSAKSAYEQSLKLAQQTSDRPGEAIAQSNLGALYANLGQYDDAIAALERGLSLAKATGNQSSQASTLINLGAVYHSQQEVEKALGYYQQSLAIAQQTQQRQRQVEALGSLGIAYADKGDYPKALKFLQQGLNLAKSLDSPQLEGKTLNNLGHTLLEAGRLTEAETQLRAAIKLLDGIRPGLSDTYKISIFDTQVQTYNLLQQVLIAAKQPEAALEISEQGRARAFVELLSRRVSQQSHQKSVKSDESRLTIDQLKQIARQQNATLVEYAIVFDDDFKFQGKQRGREQDLYIWVVNPSGQISFRQVDLKPLWQQDLTLSQLVNAGRCLNGSPACDRLIQSVISKAVNRNKQLTFPETPLPTHSTDPHPDDEKNIALQRLHSLLIEPIADLLPTNPNTRIIFIPQESLFLVPFPALQDEKGQYLIQRHTILSSPAIQVLALTHQQRQQARKSRQASPLVVGNPVMPVVSVAPGQPPEQLSPLPNAEEEAHKVAQLLNTVAITGSQATKISIKQKLPQAQIIHLATHGLLEYGSQGDYVSLEGIGVPGAIALAPSGDDNGLLTASEILDLQLQAELVVLSACETGRGRITGDGVVGLSRAFISAGVPSVVVSLWAVPDDATAQLMVAFYQNLQQHSDKAQALRQAMLATMNDHPSPFDWAAFTLVGEAQ